In Deinococcus planocerae, a single window of DNA contains:
- a CDS encoding cytochrome P450, with protein MPLPEYALPLADPAFVRDPSPWLARVREETPAFRDPRLGRVFLPRHADIAALLRDRRFGRSALHRYSRDELGWPPPDPAQANFDAFNGNHLLDSEPPKHTRLRSLVSLAFTPRRVEALAGRIEALLARQLAQVGAGGFDLVADYAEPLPVTVIAELLGVPQEERPHLRPWSAAIVRLYEPTFTPGEQADAERAVLEFSALLRELAHQRRRAPGDDLITALVQAEEGGDRLSERELVDTCILLLNAGHEASVNGLSAGVLALLREPGQWRTLVEAAPRPDSLPLFRTATEELLRFDTPLPLFERYVLEEVTVHGERLRPGERVGLLYASGNRDPRRFERPDTLDLTRDPNPHLTFGLGIHYCLGAPLARLELALSLRALARAFPELRLADPGSEPEYVGGFVIRGLRRLDVVPG; from the coding sequence ATGCCCCTGCCCGAGTACGCGCTGCCCCTGGCCGACCCGGCCTTCGTGCGGGACCCCTCTCCGTGGCTGGCGCGGGTGCGGGAGGAGACGCCCGCCTTCCGTGACCCCCGGCTGGGCCGCGTCTTTCTGCCCCGCCACGCGGATATCGCCGCCCTGCTGCGCGACCGCCGTTTCGGGCGCAGCGCCCTGCACCGCTACTCGCGCGACGAGCTGGGCTGGCCGCCGCCCGACCCCGCCCAGGCGAACTTCGACGCCTTCAACGGCAACCATCTCCTCGACTCCGAGCCGCCCAAGCACACCCGGCTGCGCTCGCTGGTGAGCCTCGCCTTCACGCCGCGGCGGGTGGAGGCCCTGGCCGGGCGAATCGAGGCGCTCCTCGCCCGCCAGCTCGCGCAGGTGGGGGCGGGTGGCTTCGACCTCGTGGCCGACTACGCCGAGCCCCTCCCGGTGACCGTCATCGCCGAACTGCTCGGGGTGCCGCAGGAGGAACGGCCCCACCTGCGCCCCTGGTCGGCGGCCATCGTGCGGCTGTACGAGCCGACCTTCACCCCCGGGGAGCAGGCGGACGCGGAGCGGGCCGTGCTGGAGTTCAGCGCCCTGCTGCGTGAGCTGGCCCACCAGCGGCGGCGGGCCCCAGGGGACGACCTGATCACCGCCCTCGTGCAGGCGGAGGAGGGGGGCGACCGCCTCAGCGAGCGCGAACTGGTCGACACCTGCATCCTGCTCCTGAACGCCGGGCACGAGGCGTCGGTCAACGGTCTCTCGGCGGGCGTGCTCGCGTTGCTGCGGGAACCGGGCCAGTGGCGAACGCTCGTGGAGGCGGCGCCGCGCCCGGACAGCCTGCCCCTGTTCCGCACGGCCACCGAGGAACTGCTGCGCTTCGACACGCCCCTGCCCCTCTTCGAGCGGTACGTGCTGGAGGAGGTCACCGTACACGGCGAGCGGCTGCGCCCCGGCGAGAGGGTGGGGCTGCTGTACGCGAGCGGCAACCGCGACCCGCGGCGCTTCGAGCGGCCCGACACGCTGGACCTGACACGCGACCCCAACCCGCACCTGACGTTCGGGCTGGGCATCCACTACTGCCTGGGAGCCCCCCTCGCGCGTCTTGAACTTGCCCTCAGCCTGCGCGCCCTAGCCCGCGCCTTCCCGGAGCTGCGCCTCGCCGACCCGGGCTCGGAGCCCGAGTACGTGGGCGGCTTCGTCATCCGCGGGCTCAGGCGGCTGGACGTGGTGCCGGGATGA
- a CDS encoding phosphotransferase enzyme family protein gives MRAEEVERVWDVGTVWGVASLPGGSINGAFRVRAEAGDLHLRVYRTEDRARVEREHAAIALAVGAGIPTPRPLERRAGGTVGRLGEAFAALFPVAPGAPAPRGELTPAHAAALGALLADLHDRLPVSAPFEVPGLGVSSVERTVERLERVRAVILALPRPDEVDGWALERTRQRLAYLRTSPLPDCPPAFPARFLHGDYHDGNVFFEGERPIALIDWEGTRLAPRAWEVVRCLHLSLRLDPALGVPFLAAYRARLSLPAGELADGAALYVLMQERNVWTYESVYLEGNPGPKVFILPPPYVPLGQAWAESGLA, from the coding sequence ATGAGGGCAGAGGAAGTCGAACGGGTCTGGGACGTGGGAACGGTGTGGGGCGTCGCCTCCCTCCCCGGCGGGAGCATCAACGGGGCCTTCCGGGTGCGGGCGGAGGCGGGAGACCTTCACCTGCGCGTCTACCGCACGGAGGACCGGGCCCGGGTCGAGCGGGAACACGCGGCGATTGCGCTCGCTGTGGGGGCGGGTATTCCGACACCCAGGCCGCTGGAGAGGCGGGCAGGAGGGACGGTGGGGCGACTGGGAGAGGCGTTCGCCGCCCTCTTTCCCGTCGCCCCAGGGGCCCCCGCCCCGCGCGGGGAGCTGACGCCCGCCCACGCGGCGGCCCTCGGCGCCCTTCTCGCAGACCTCCATGACCGTCTCCCCGTCTCCGCGCCGTTCGAGGTTCCCGGGCTGGGGGTGTCCAGCGTGGAGCGCACCGTCGAGCGGCTGGAGCGCGTGCGCGCGGTCATCCTCGCCCTGCCCCGCCCCGACGAGGTGGACGGCTGGGCGCTGGAGAGGACCCGGCAGCGGCTGGCGTACCTGCGAACCTCGCCGTTGCCCGACTGCCCGCCCGCCTTTCCCGCGCGCTTCCTGCACGGCGACTACCACGACGGGAACGTCTTTTTCGAGGGGGAGCGGCCCATCGCCCTGATCGACTGGGAGGGGACCCGCCTCGCCCCCCGCGCCTGGGAGGTCGTGCGTTGCCTGCACCTCAGTCTGAGGCTGGACCCGGCCCTGGGCGTGCCCTTCCTGGCGGCCTACCGCGCCCGGCTGTCCCTTCCCGCCGGGGAGCTGGCGGACGGGGCAGCCCTCTACGTTCTCATGCAGGAGCGCAACGTGTGGACCTACGAGAGCGTGTACCTGGAGGGCAACCCCGGCCCGAAGGTGTTCATCCTCCCGCCGCCGTATGTTCCCCTCGGGCAGGCGTGGGCGGAGTCGGGGCTGGCCTAG